GAAACAGTGTAAAAAATATTTTGCATATATGGGATATATATAACAGCTAGTTGTAATGTAATAGAAATCAATACGGCAATATTTAAATAATAATTACCGAAAATTCCTATTTTAAAAACATTACTAGATTCTGATCTACAATCAAAAACATGACAAATCTGAGAAAAAACTAGCGTCGTAAAAACCATTGTCCTAGCATAATTGATATCTTGATGATAACTTAAACTCCATATAAATATTAAAATAGAAGTGATTCCAATTTGAATGCCTCTATATATAATTTTTCTTAACAATCCACGCGAAAAAATTTTTTCTTTTCGTTGTCGTGGCAATTCTTGCATAATTTTTTTGCTGTTTTTATCAAAACCTAGTGCCATAGCCGGCAATCCATCTGTCACCAAATTAACCCATAATATTTGTACCGGTAGTAAGGGAATAGGCAAACTGATGAGAATTCCCAAAAACATTGTTAAAACTTCACCAGTATTACATGCTAAAAGATAGCGTAAAAATTTTCGAATATTTGCATATACTCCTCTACCTTCCTCAATAGCCGCGACAATAGTAGCAAAGTTATCATCCATTAAAATCATAGATGATGATTCCCGCGCTACATCAGTTCCGTTTTTTCCCATAGCAATTCCAACATCAGCTTCTTTTAGTGCTGGCGCATCATTAATTCCATCTCCAGTCATTGCAACTATATTACCAGAATGTTTTAAGGATTTTACAATTTCTAGTTTATGTCTAGGTGATACTCTCGCAAAAATTCGTACATTTTTAAAAGCCTTTTTATATTGATCCCTTGGAATTTTTTCAATTTCTTGTCCTGTTAATACGATATCTTTATCTTCATTGAACATTTTTAGTTCTTTGGCTATAGCAACAGCAGTATTAGGATTATCTCCAGTAATCATAATCGTTCTAATTCCAGCATTTTTACAAATTTGTATCGCTTCTCTAGCTTCTTCACGAGCGGGATCAATCATTCCTACCAATGCAAGAAAATCCAGATTGCATTCTACCATGTCACGATTACTATACGATTCATCCCATCTAGGAATTTTTCGCGTCGCGATTGCTAAAACACGCATAGTTTTTTTCCCCATAGTGTTACATTCATTAAGAATTTTCTCACTTAAGGCATTCGTTAATTCATTTCGCGTTCCATTTATATAGCAATGTGTACAAAGCTCTAATACTTTCTCAGGTGCACCCTTTGTATATAAAACAAGTTCTTTTTTTTCATTAGCATAAAGAACAGACATAATCTTCAAAAATGAATCAAAAGAAAATTCTTTGATTTTTTTATTTGATTTTTCAATAGTTTCTCGCCACATGTTACATTTCGCAGCAGCAACAATAAGTGCACCTTCTGTAGGATCACCATCGATACTCCAATTACTTTCTTCCCTTCTCCATTTTTCATTAATTTCTATTTTGTTTTTTTGTAATATTGCATTATTGCATAAAGTAAAAGCCTTTAAACATTCTTTTAAACTTTGACCTTCTGCTGTACTGATAGATTGTTCATTTCTAATAAACTGACCATGTAAAGAATAACCATCACCTGTAACTTGATAATCTTCATCAAGCATAAAAATTTTTTTTACAGTCATCTCATTTTTTGTTAAAGTACCTGTTTTATCCGAACAAATGACATTAACACATCCTAAAGTTTCTATAATAGGTAATTTACGAATGATCGCATTTTTTTTTATAATCTTTTGTACACCTAAAGCTAATGCAATTGTTACAATTGCTGGTAACCCTTCCGGAATGGCTGCTACAGCTAAACTAATCCCAGACATACACATAAAGAAAATCGGCTCACCCTTAAGTATCCCAATCAGTACAATACTCAAACAAATGCCTAAACAAAATAATAGTAAACGATTACCTAGATATTTTAGATTTCTTTCTAAGATGGTTTTGCTGTTGCTGTCTATTTGCAATAAATTTGCGATTTCCCCCATTTCAGTACTCATTCCTGTTCGACAAACAATTCCTTTTGCGATACCAGCTATAATAATAGTTCCTGCATAAATCATATTTTTTCTGTCATTAACCGAGCTAACTTCTTTTATTATTTTCTTTATATTTTTGCTTACGGGTATAGATTCCCCCGTAAGTAAAGACTCATTTACCTCAACATTATTTACTTCATATAATCTACAGTCAGCAGAAATTTTATCACCGGCACGAAAAGAAATGATGTCTCCTGGAACTAGATGTTTAGTACTTATTTCTTGCCAAAATCCATTTCTCAAAACTTTCGCATGGGGTGTCGATAATTTTTTTAGCATCTCAATAGATTTTTCAGCACGAAATTCTTGAACAAAACCTAATACCGCATTTAAAATTACGATGATTAAAATAGTAATCG
This genomic interval from Selenobaculum gibii contains the following:
- a CDS encoding cation-translocating P-type ATPase; the protein is MKDYKEYLHESNDVAKYFNVNIEQGLSSAESKIRLRKYGYNEITEKEKETIWKKILSQFKDFMVLILIGATIVSLLLGEYTDAITILIIVILNAVLGFVQEFRAEKSIEMLKKLSTPHAKVLRNGFWQEISTKHLVPGDIISFRAGDKISADCRLYEVNNVEVNESLLTGESIPVSKNIKKIIKEVSSVNDRKNMIYAGTIIIAGIAKGIVCRTGMSTEMGEIANLLQIDSNSKTILERNLKYLGNRLLLFCLGICLSIVLIGILKGEPIFFMCMSGISLAVAAIPEGLPAIVTIALALGVQKIIKKNAIIRKLPIIETLGCVNVICSDKTGTLTKNEMTVKKIFMLDEDYQVTGDGYSLHGQFIRNEQSISTAEGQSLKECLKAFTLCNNAILQKNKIEINEKWRREESNWSIDGDPTEGALIVAAAKCNMWRETIEKSNKKIKEFSFDSFLKIMSVLYANEKKELVLYTKGAPEKVLELCTHCYINGTRNELTNALSEKILNECNTMGKKTMRVLAIATRKIPRWDESYSNRDMVECNLDFLALVGMIDPAREEAREAIQICKNAGIRTIMITGDNPNTAVAIAKELKMFNEDKDIVLTGQEIEKIPRDQYKKAFKNVRIFARVSPRHKLEIVKSLKHSGNIVAMTGDGINDAPALKEADVGIAMGKNGTDVARESSSMILMDDNFATIVAAIEEGRGVYANIRKFLRYLLACNTGEVLTMFLGILISLPIPLLPVQILWVNLVTDGLPAMALGFDKNSKKIMQELPRQRKEKIFSRGLLRKIIYRGIQIGITSILIFIWSLSYHQDINYARTMVFTTLVFSQICHVFDCRSESSNVFKIGIFGNYYLNIAVLISITLQLAVIYIPYMQNIFYTVSLGWIEWVLILFASGIGLITSGIKTLFSMENKVAYKAVSK